CGATCTGACCAGTGCGGGTTCCTGGTATTTTGCCTCTACAATTGGTACACAAATAACAAATCTCACCTAAGATGCATCTGAGGCAATGTACTACCTATGAAGGTGAACATTTCACACTGGTATTGGCCTTTTTACCTCGCATATCCCCAGGCGCCTCGCTATTGTCTACCGAGCTCCCGTTCACTCTGTGAAATTAACTGTTAGTTAATTGCAATTTCAATCGATCAAGGCCGCCGTTGCAACCCTATGGCGTTTACTATACGCGCATTCCGATTGGATTACCTCTACTGCGGTACCAAAGAGATTGTCATTAAATTCTCCGAAAATATATGAGCTTGGCCAGCTGAACCAAGACTTCAAACGTTGATACACTGATAACAGTCCTTAGCACCACATACGGCGACACAAGTACAACGTTGTTTGTATTGATATACAATAGTAACCACATAATGATCATATATTTCATTCATACATAGGTACAATATATAGCGCCAGGGGTCCAAAAGTCTATTCGAAACTACCCCAAGGCAAAGCACGCTAGGACTACCAGAGAGACTGATCCATAAAGCCAAATTTCGAGATCAAGACCATGGGTTTGGCGCTTGTCGTTGTGCTCGTCTCTCGATCTCGTGGCTGTAGCTGCCCTGGATAGAAGTTTCACATGATCCTCGGGACGTGCGATCAAAGTGGAAAGGCTTGATTTAAGACATTGCCTTTACCCCGGACGATGAGCGTGGGCACTTCAAATTCTTTGCTATGCTTCACCTGCAGTCCCGATGGAAGAATCACACCAGTGGGTACGTTTCTGTAAGGAATTTAGAACAATCGGGATATTCTAAATTCCTTACAGAAGCGTACCTAGTGTCTTGCACACACATCCGAAAAATAAGCCATATGAACTGAGAGGTCCACAGCTGCATTCAGACATATATAGCGCTCCTTAATCATGCATAAATAGGTACAGTACTAGCGCCTTATAAGCGCTGGATATTTAGCGATGGGCGTTTGACCGCTCTAAATTGTACGTTTGTTGGCCTTGTGCCATATCGGTGTTCACGCGAATCAAGGAACCCCTCCCCCCCAGCTCTACCGACTGGAACCTAACCCGTTTTTGCAAAAGTAAAGCGCCATGAATGCTTAGGTCGGTGAGAAACTAGTGCGATCTAATGTAGCATGAAACCTTAATCGAACTCTAAGATAAAAGTTCTTTGGACATGTACATACCCGAGGCGGGAAAATCATAAGGGGCGATACTCCAAGGTATAACTTCTTCCCCTCGTTGTTAATATCATATACATATAACCTAATTCGTTGATATTAATCATTGTTTGTGCATGCAATAAATGAAGTAAAACTTACTGATAGCAATCTGGCTCCCTGGCAGGTTCCATATAAAATTCAAGCGCACGATCCGATCCGAATATATGTGCGTTATTTCGAGCTATTTCAGTATCCCTAAGACCGACAAAGGAATTGAATCTGTTGTTTTTCAATGTGACTCGATCCCCTGAGGTAGGGAAAGCAGTCCACTGCAAAATCATAGTCAGATGTCTGCTTCTGCAATTTGGAAAAGGCAGTTAAGGTCCCTACCTCCTGCGCCCCATTATCGAGAGCCTCTAATACGACTGGTCCAATCTTGTTGTCGTCAAGAGTGAGAAGCTGGTCACGGGGGAAAGCAATAGCGCATGGTCCTCGAGGAACACGAGACATAGCGGGTTAACTGAGTGGGTTAATAGAGTGGGTTGATGGAATTGGAGCTTGATACCATCAGGTATCGAGCTTTTATAGCTCCGCGCAAGAATGAGGGCCTCTCAGCCCCAGCAAATTAGGTAATAGCGGACAGCTCTGTTGACAAATGACCAGGCCTCGTTCAGGAGACAGCACGGGCATCATTGATTCAGTTTCAATTGCCAGCCGGATCTAGAGTGCTTCGAAATTCAACGTGGGCATGCGCATGAGCGCAATAACAGGAAGGTATTCTTTTCAAGTTCTGCTACGATTAAATGTGGTTCGAAATTTGGCAATAAGTTGATACTGCATTGGGTCTACTTAGGAAGCTTAAGAGTGGAAGTATGACAATGATGCCTCCGAGTTGGGCAATTAATTCAAAACCGTACGATCTCGTTAATCCGCCTATGTTCGGGACGGTTGGATCGACAATTCAATTGGGTTGGTTATAGACAAAGGAGTGACGCAATGGTGCGTGTTTATAGTGTCTGATCCGTGATGGACGTCAATAGCCTTTTGGAAATTGTGCTGCCTCGTCTAGTTGGTGTGACACCATGTACGAGAGGGACGACCCCAGACCGTAACCAATGTGGGGCCCTAGGCTTTTTTGCACTATCTATAGCGCACGTGGGGTAAAAGATTTGGTGTTGCCGCTTCACATTCGTGATAGACGTATACAGTTTCCGCCGTGAGCAGAGCGTCAAGAACAAGTGGAACCGGGTGCCGAGAGTGAGCATTTCTTGTTATGGGCAGTCGTCCAATGGAGAAATCCCCAATCGCTAAAATCCTCGCTGGTAGCAATGTTACTTAGTTCATCGGGAGTCCAAACGTTCGTACAATGAATGCGTCAGTAAAATCCCATACAGTATGGTTATTCCTCGCATATACGTATCTGAAGATTGCTAAGATCCGGACAGGGTATGTTTCATGCTGGTATACAAGTGTAGATCGAACTACGTGGTCGAAGGTCTTTAGGGGCCAGACACGAGTGGATCAGCCATGATATGTTAAATTCATGCGAAATCCATTAATACCGGGCACAGTCTTGTGAGCCAGGTTGGGAAAAATAGTGCATGAATGGAATAAAACTATCGGGTGGAGGGTACCAACCGGTTAGCATTCTCGGTGCAGGGTCACATATCTATTTCATCTTATTGTTTCAGAACAGGAGGAATTCAGGCCGAAGATTTTGAAGGATCGAGTGGCTTTGGGTAAATTGTTGAATTCAGAGCTCCCATTAACTATGCGGCTCTCCGACAAAGAGTTTAGTATGCTAAGTTAGCATTTGGCCAGTTACACGTAAATTGAAAATCAGAACAGTTAGCAGAGGATAGTTTAGATCAATGTTTACTCTCTGTAGCCTGAATAACCAGGTATTACGCCACCGGTGGGCAAGAGGTATTCTCGGTGTCCTAGGACGCGTAGGGCAGAAGCAATCATCCGCTATGCGCTGTGATCGAAATGACTAGAGCCGTGCGATCAATAAAAGTTATGACAGCAAATCAAGAAACTTACAGATTTCCTCTTTCTTCAGCAACGACCCGATTATTTCATCTAGTGCTGACTTGACTCTCTTATCAATTTCTGGCACGGTTTCACGGTGGTCGGGAGTCCAGAGTTCGTCCTTTAATCAGATGAGTTGTAAGAACCGCTGGGCCCATCTACAAGACACCTGGAATGGGATGTCCCTGGCAGAAACTTGGACTTACCTCTTCAGTAAATCCGGGTTCAAATTCAAATTCAGGGTACATTTTATGTATACGGGACTTGGACTTCGTTTATCGCATGTATGCTCGCCGTTCATTTCTCGGAGATTCTGGAGGGGTTTCAGATGTAGATATATTCTCGAGAGACGGGAGCATACCTCCATCACATAAGGTTTCAACCCTGACCCATCTTTCTTATGTGTGAGGATGCAGAGAACGTAATGTCGAGGGTGAGTGCCGCACGGGAAAAAGGAGAAGAGAATAGTCTAGTAGGCTATTGCTGGATGTGAGTAATTTCAGGGAGTCAAACGAGGAATTTACGAGCGGGACGGGTTCTCCCTAGCAAGTTCCGTTTTCCAGACTTGATGAGCCTGGGAGGCCTGTAGTTTTCCAAGGTCCGTGAGTTCCGGATCAGCTGGTAGAAAATAATAACGTTATTGATAACCCTATGATGCTAGACGGAAATAAACTTACGACCCCATATAATTCGCCATCCCCATTAAGCAAAGACCatttttcatcccattctttcGTCCCGTATTTTGATTCGCCGACGTTGTCTACTGGTTAATTAGCATGGATTAAAATGAGCTGCTGGAACGAGGGACTCACGCCAGCCTTGCCCATGTCGCCCAAACCAACACACTACGTACTTGGTTCTGGCGGCGCGTCTTGTTGCAGTTTCGTAATCTTCGCTTCGAAATCAGACCAGCACGTCTTCGAGCCGCCATCGATAGTCCAAATGCATCAGGGTTAGGGCCGATTGTTCCAGGTTCGGCCTTCAGGTCCGTTTGAAGAAAATACCAGGAAGCCTACATCAGAATTGACTTACTGCGTTAGATACCATTTTTTTGTGGATCATCTGGGGACAGAACTTTGTAACTAAATGACATGGCGTGGGTGAAAGTACTACTAGAGCGCGGAGGCGTATCACGTGCCCTTCTGAAAGAAGCGCTGATGCGTCCTAATTGGAATCGTACTGACCTTGGGCTACGTTTCGACCCTCACCATCCCATCCTACTTCTGAAAACATCGCGGGGCACGAACCCTAAGTGGAGTTGATATCATTGCATGCCATAAAATTGATCCGTGTGTACATTGTCTGAACCTATTTGGTTTATTACCATACTGGTCTCGCGTGCTTTTTCATTTTGATTTGAAGATTGTGTTTGTTGTGTAAAGGTGAGTCGGTGTTTCTTCGTATTTGCCTATCTCACTGCCGTGCTATCTAGTTCTGTACGTGGCCGCCACGTCTGTAACACTTTTCAGTTATTGAGTATCATTATATATAGCCTATTCTTGTGCTATTTGCCACGTTGTAAGTCCTCCGTTTCAGCTCCCACGGAGTGGTATTAATTTAAATTACACAAGCCTTTATTTACATAACCCTCGATCACTGATATGACTGCTCCCCCAGCAAGACCCCACCTCGGCCTCCGGCCCTCATCTCATTTTTCTATCATAACCTCCGCACAATCTAATGCCGACTGGGCGGAAGATGACGCATGGGACTCTGGGTCGGATGACGATAAACCCTTGGGCTCTCGAAGACATCCTGCTCCGCCTACACCAACACGTACCAGCTCGCTAGGATTCTTCTCGTCCTCGGCTGCCTCTCCCAAGCTCCCCACAACTGCATCGCCAAAGCCCCAGGCGGTACCTACGTCGGCGAACAATTCGCCACTCAGAAATGCTACAGCCCCCGCCCCCATCCCATTCAAACAACCCACTGGTCCCACCTCTCTTAATGCTATCCGAGCGGCGGCTCGCAAACCGGCTGGAACAGGAGATCCAATCCTGAGTGTGGGCTCTGGTACACCCAACTCCAGCTCATCGAATGCCGAACTCAGTTTCTCTTATACCCACGTACAAGTTCCATCCCCAAGCTCTTTCCCCCAGTCCAATGCTTTGCCTCCTCAAGCTGAGTCCCAAGAAGAGGAGAATAGTGTTGAGCTTTCCAGTCCTCCCGGAAAAGGCAAAGGATGGACTTTCATTACTGGCcggaagaaagaaaaggtAGACGAAGATGTACTTGAACGAGAAAAAGAAGGATACAGGCGCTGGAAAATGTCTGCGTCGGGATCAGTTGACTTTGCGGGGATGGTACCTGATGCACCAGACTCGGGTGAAGAATCCGACGGAGAGATGATTGTAGGCGATTTGGATGTTGAGATCGGGGAAGGGCTCAAGATAGGAGATGATTTGAGTTTGGAAAGGGGGCGAGAGAAGGAGACTTTGGAATTTGCGAGGGTTGGGAGTGACGATAAAGGAAAACGGACAAGTGTCGGGAGAGAACCAGAAGCGGAAGATATTACACCCCGCGAAAAGGTTGGGGCTGAAGCAATTCGAGAGGACGCCGATGCTATCGTTGCAGGTTAGTCAGATCACTATCTGATTTTCATTGGCATCCGGATACTGAAGTTTCTTTGCTCCAATCAGACCCATTTAGTGTTCTCCGTCGTCCGGACCCCTACGGCCATGCCTCTGGATATAATAATAAACCTCCCTCTCGAAAGTCCAGTGTCTCTCACATCAAATCACCGGAGCGGTCTTCGAGTAGCTCGAAGCGAATGTCTTCATTTGGAACAAATGCGCCATCGCCTGGACACGAACGAGTTGATTCGGGTGCGGGACTGAGTCGCGGAAGGAGTATGCGAACAAACAGGAGGCATACACAATTTGTAGAGTGCCTTTCGAAGGAAGATATCAATATGGGTACGTGCGTTTATGTTGTTAAGGCACAGCGTTGCTGATATTATTCAGCCGAGTTGAAAAAGCTTGCATGGTCTGGCGTGCCTCCTCACCTGAGACCCATGGTTTGGCCCCTTTTACTCGGGTATATGCCTCTACCTTCATCGACTCGACTCCAGACCCTACAGAGGAAACGAGAGGAGTATACCAAGCTTGTTAAGTGAGTGGTTCTGCCATTTCTGATTCATATTGCCTGATGTGTTTGCGAACCAAGGGTCACTTTTGCGCGAGGACGGGAAGGGTTGGATCAACAGATATGGCATCAGATAAGAATTGATGTTCCGAGAACCAGACCTGGCGTAAGACTTTGGATGGAAGCTGGTACGCACCAAGTAAGTTGGCGATTATTCCCAATTCAACTCTCAAACTTATGGGGCGTGTAGAGTTTGGAGCGAATACTATATGTTTGGGCGATTCGACACCCTGCGAGCGGTTACGTACAAGGGATTAACGACCTTGCAACGCCATTTTATCAAATTTTCTTGTCAGCGTATATAGGTTCGTTCGTTTGTTCTCTTATCCATTGGCGTTTTTGACCATCCTCATAGATGCGGACCCTGAAATATACGACCCAGCATGTCTACCTTCACATGTTTTAAACGCCATCGAAGCCGACACCTTCTGGTGTCTTTCCCGACTCTTGATGGAATCCAAGATAATATATCGCACAACAGCCCGGGATTCATAGGAGCGTCAAAAGAATGGCAGAGCTTGTCAAAAGGATTGATGGTTAGTtgatttattttattttatttagTTTTGTTGCCCATCTGCTGCTGAACGGAAAATCAGGCGCTCTTGCTTCGCATTTCGAATCGCAAGGCGTCGAGTTTATGCAATTTGCTTTCAGATGGATGAATTGCTTGTTAATGCGCGAGCTAAGCGTGAAGAATACTATACGAATGTGGGATACATATCTGGTAAGTTTGTTACTTACACCGTGTTATTGGGGTCTAAACTATGGCTGAAGGCGGAAGGCACGGATTCATTTTCGCAATTTCATCTCTACGTTTGTTCTGCATTTTTGGTAAAATGGACAGATAAATTAAAGAGCATGGACTTCCAGGCAAGGCCCAACTATCTCTTACTTTTGGTAATGACCAACATACTTCACAGGGTATTATTATGTTCCTTCAATCACTTCCAACTCAAGACTGGACGGACCATGAAATAGAACTATTGTTGAGCGAGGCTTTCTTGTTAAGTAGTGTTTGGCACAATGCACAGAGTCATTTTGGTGAGTTGTGTTTGTTGGATAATCCGAAGCAAACTGATTTGCGCTTATAGGTTAGATTGATGTACCGGTtgtatgcaatactgtattaTATTGATATTCCAACGCAAATCCGCTTCTGTATTCCACAAATAGGACCACCTTCTGTTGGGAAGACATAAATTCCCAACCGAGCTTAAGCatcttgttgaattcttgcCCACCACGTGCTCCAACCAACCGCCATCATTGGTCCGCCTCTGTTCACACGTGACAAGCGAAGTGTTCCCCACAATAAACGACCATGTGGTACAAACGGCGGCGGGACTATAAAAGCATTATTGTCGGCATTTTGTTTCTGGTGTGTTCGTCCTCCTTGTTCGCCATTCTTCATTGAAATCGACGTTTCCAAGATGGTGTCCTTCCTGGCGCTTATGGGTTTGGCGGTAAGCGCTCTACCAGCGATAGGCACAAATGTCCAATCGCGAGTGCCAAAAGCGAAGACTTTTACCTATGAGGTAATAAATCACCCATTGTTTTCTGATGCAAATAATTCGATTTTGATACAGGTGGTACCAGGATATTTTATCCAGACAGATCCCAGCACGGTTCCGGCGACTGTGGGGCCCAACCCTCCTGCATTTGGATTAATTGCCAATACATCTGCAACATATTGGTCCGACTTCAAGGCCAACATCACTAAATTACAGAAAAATGCTCCCAAAAAGGTCAAGTATGCTGTATTCTGGTTCGGAAGGCATGGTCAAGGATGGCGTGGGTGCAAACTATTTGAATTGAGAGTATGATTTTATAATTTTAATCATATAGATAATTTGGCCGAATCGACCTATGGTACCGCTGCCTGGGACGATTACTGGTCGAAGCTTAATGGAGACGGGAATATTACGTGGGGTCGTGAGTAAATACATAAATTGATATCCTCAAGTGCGCTCGATTTACAAACAATATCTCAGCTGACGCCCTTTTGACTGATCTCGGTAAACAGCAAGCTCAGCTTGCACACAATACTTGGGTCACAGAACTTGGAAAGCCTGACCCGGTTCCATTGGTGCGATACAACTCTCCCCGACTCTTTCATGAGCATTGATCCATTGTCCACTATAGCCAACCAAGCTGTTCTCGTCGCCCATGTCTCGCGCTGCTTCAACTCTCGATATTACATTTACTGGGATTCTCCTCACCGAATCGGGGAAGAAGGACAAGGTTCGACCATATGTGATGGAGGTAAGGCACAAGCACTTAAATGCAGACAGTTTACGCTAGTACTGATCACACTTTTAGGGATTGCGTGAAGTTCTTGGAGTGCATACATGCGATAAACGGCGAACTAAAACATACATTCACCAAACTTACAAGAATTTTGGGATTGAATCTGGGTTCACTGAAGAGGTCAGTTATCTGCTTAGTTCTGCAGGTTTTTTGGCGCCGCTTATCACGACTGGATCTTTTAATGTAAAGGATGAGCTATGGACTGCCGACCATCGCGAAACCAATGACGAAACTGATGCTCGCTCAAGAAGAACGCTCGATGCCATATTTGACCGTTTACTGGGCCCCAAAGATATTTGTATGTGGTTACCCAATGGGCTAATATTAGGAATCTTAGCCCTCGTCCGTCTAGTTATTTCAGTTACGGCGCACAGCGGAGCGATTAGTTCTGCGCTTCGCGTTCTGGGTCACAGAGCTTATTCTTTGCCTACTGGTGGCGTTATTCCTGTTGTAATTAAGGCGACTGAAAACTAAGAATGGATTTCTTATTGGACCATACAATAATTATAAGGCTGGCGCCATAAGTTAATTAGAACCAGTTAAATAAGCGACTTTCAGTCGGACTTATTGCAGTTAGACATTGGTTCAAGTGGTGATCGCCCCTATTTATAGAGTTTGGCGGAGATAATCGAAGAATTCCTGGTTTCCACGGGCAACCCCCAAGTCTTCTGCTTCATGTCCGAAGTTGTATCTCCATACTAGGCAACATGCGACACCCACTACGAACCGCTGTCGCTTTCATATCATCTCGGGGTTGTAGCCGGAAGCCGTGGCTATGCATTCGCACACCCATGATCTGTATCACGGGCTATTATGCCCTTTTGCCCGAGCCAGGATTTGGCGCCCTATCCTTTTAGCTTTCTATCAGACCATCTGGTACCTGTTCCTGTACCTTTCTGTGCATTCGTTTTCCAGCCGCTGGCAACAGTTTGAGAGGTAACTCCCAGATATAGAGAACATGTTATTCGCTGGGAGTTACCCATAGAATGCAGTGCATTCAATCTCTAAAATAAGAGAGGATGTGTCTCTAAAAGTACTATCGATTCCCTTTGAAGGATGCATTATCAAGCATTCAATCCATGATAAAGGTGCACTCATCAGGAAAGTGAACCCAACGCCCACAGGTTTCCACTGATTAGAACCCTTGGAGTTGTgaaaaccagaacttgaggCCTCCCACAGGTTCCAGCAAAGGGCAGTGATGCCCCATTTAGAGCTCCCATAATCGCGATCACGTTCTAGCAACTGTTGCAACCTGGACCCCAACAGAAGCACCAATGTTCCCTCCCTGCCTCCGTCCCTCCCCTCGTTTCCCACATGTGTAGTCATCAAAATATAGAATACATTAAGCCTTGTCCCTGATCGGACATCTCAACCCCGAATCAACTGGCCCTCGAAAATAAATAGCCCCATAACCTGGCCTTTCCCCGATGACCTCCGTACCAATCACCCCAACAGCATGTCATCCATAGAACATTTAATCTTATATGCTTCTATCTCTCTACTGGCGTCGGCACTCTTGCGACGATGGAATCTGGTGGCCCAAGGTTTACAACTTATACACAAGAAGACCCGCCCTCCCTCCCCATGGTCCCTTCCGATTCTGGGTAATTTATTCTCTATCCCACCAGGCATGGAACACATCGCATACATGAAATTAGGAGACCAGCTGAAAAGTTGAGCCAGTGCCATTTTAGATATCAATATAGCGACACGCTGACTATTGGTCAATTACGGGTAGGTGATATGGTTTATCTTCGACTTTTTGGCTACGACTTTGTGATTCTTAACTCTGCCAATGCTGCAATCGATCTTTTGGAAAAGCGTTCTAGGATCTATTCAGACCGCCTAAGCCCACCAATGTTCAAAGATCCTTCTTTGTGCGTTGAAATGTGCACATGCATACCACTGATCCATTTTTAACCATCAGAAATACAGACTTAACTGGAGTGGGAATGCTGTTTTGTTGGGTTACAGCGACCTTTGGCGAAATTATCGACGGATATTCAATAACTGGCTCGGCTCACGCACAGTCACTCAGTTTCATCAATTACAAGAATCCCAAGCCCAGCAGATGCTCCAAAGACTAGCCAACATTTCTGATGACGCGAATCCTTTCGAAGAAGTAAAACGCACTATTTACTAGTATGCTTTTTCAATTATAATGTATATTTGATGTTAAAATTAAATCAATAAAAGTACTATAGCGTCCTCAACTTTACGGCTAGCCTATGGCTACAAACTCCAATCCGATGATGATATAATCTTACAGAATATCAATCAAACGGCACACTACACAGCACAAGCGGCTATGTTTACCAGTTAGTTTCTTTTTTCATAAATGTGCGGAATTCAAGCACAAATGAATAACACAATTCATATAGATTTTTTTGTAAACATATTCCCGTCATTAACGCATATTCCTGATTGGCTCCCAGGTACGGGATGGAAACGTACTGCTCGTGAATGGAGGGCCTTCAAGGACAATGCTCAATCTATCCCTTATGAGTGGACCAAGGCTCAGCTTGTAGGTTTAACAGTGCCGATAGGAAGATTCATATTAACATTCCTGCTGGCAAATGATAGGCTGCAGGGACTGCAGAGCCATCTATCCTCAGTATACTACTTCAAGACAGTCATTTGACATCGAACTTGAGTCCGAAGGCGAAAGAAATATGTTTGAAAGAATTTCGATGATGATAGTTGCAGGTAAGTGTTTCGGCTCTTTTTTAATGATACAAGGACAAGTAATTTAACGATGGTTATCGTTTCTCAGCCGGAACCGACACGGTATTAATATTTTGTTACGTTTGACTCTGAGAAGCACTTACGCCAGAACCTTTCTTAGACCTCAACAGCACTCGTTTCGTTTGTTGCAGCAATTGTGCTTAACCCCACGTACAAGTAAAAGCTCAGGAAGAAATCGACAATGTTCTCGGGTTTGCGTCGCTCCCAAAAATTTCAGACAGAGAGCGACTTCCATACGTCCGCAATCTTATCCAAGAAGTCCTGAGGTGGCTACCACCGGTCCCAGCCGGTATGTAAACATGATTGTTCCTTAACATGGCAACAAGGACGGTGATTTTACTATGCACTATTCAAGGTGTTCCTCATGCTTCTTGGAAAGATGATGCTTACCGAGGTTACGAAA
This genomic interval from Rhizoctonia solani chromosome 11, complete sequence contains the following:
- a CDS encoding GTPase-activating protein GYP1, whose translation is MTAPPARPHLGLRPSSHFSIITSAQSNADWAEDDAWDSGSDDDKPLGSRRHPAPPTPTRTSSLGFFSSSAASPKLPTTASPKPQAVPTSANNSPLRNATAPAPIPFKQPTGPTSLNAIRAAARKPAGTGDPILSVGSGTPNSSSSNAELSFSYTHVQVPSPSSFPQSNALPPQAESQEEENSVELSSPPGKGKGWTFITGRKKEKVDEDVLEREKEGYRRWKMSASGSVDFAGMVPDAPDSGEESDGEMIVGDLDVEIGEGLKIGDDLSLERGREKETLEFARVGSDDKGKRTSVGREPEAEDITPREKVGAEAIREDADAIVADPFSVLRRPDPYGHASGYNNKPPSRKSSVSHIKSPERSSSSSKRMSSFGTNAPSPGHERVDSGAGLSRGRSMRTNRRHTQFVECLSKEDINMAELKKLAWSGVPPHLRPMVWPLLLGYMPLPSSTRLQTLQRKREEYTKLVKVTFARGREGLDQQIWHQIRIDVPRTRPGVRLWMEAGTHQSLERILYVWAIRHPASGYVQGINDLATPFYQIFLSAYIDADPEIYDPACLPSHVLNAIEADTFWSVKRMAELVKRIDGALASHFESQGVEFMQFAFRWMNCLLMRELSVKNTIRMWDTYLMVSFLALMGLAVSALPAIGTNVQSRVPKAKTFTYEVVPGYFIQTDPSTVPATVGPNPPAFGLIANTSATYWSDFKANITKLQKNAPKKVKYAVFWFGRHGQGWHNLAESTYGTAAWDDYWSKLNGDGNITWGPDALLTDLGKQQAQLAHNTWVTELGKPDPVPLPTKLFSSPMSRAASTLDITFTGILLTESGKKDKVRPYVMEGLREVLGVHTCDKRRTKTYIHQTYKNFGIESGFTEEDELWTADHRETNDETDARSRRTLDAIFDRLLGPKDICDMVYLRLFGYDFVILNSANAAIDLLEKRSRIYSDRLSPPMFKDPSLLNWSGNAVLLGYSDLWRNYRRIFNNWLGSRTVTQFHQLQESQAQQMLQRLANISDDANPFEEVKRTIYYTIASSTLRLAYGYKLQSDDDIILQNINQTAHYTAQAAMFTNFFVNIFPSLTHIPDWLPGTGWKRTAREWRAFKDNAQSIPYEWTKAQLAAGTAEPSILIKAQEEIDNVLGFASLPKISDRERLPYVRNLIQEVLRWLPPVPAGVPHASWKDDAYRGYEIERGTVVAMTRDESVYRDPETFNPDRFMCSTVPHPPAFGWGRRCNFTSFKFSKKKDTHGQEITPQLEFASNSLVMELKPFDFEVKFRSDIHRQMILEHGGA